From Musa acuminata AAA Group cultivar baxijiao chromosome BXJ3-8, Cavendish_Baxijiao_AAA, whole genome shotgun sequence, one genomic window encodes:
- the LOC103993348 gene encoding probable protein phosphatase 2C 33 has product MATEVRPRDPSMRPPMVPLATLIGRELRGGKSEKPAIKYGHAAFAKRGEDYFLVRPDCLRVPGDAASSFSVFAIFDGHNGVSAAVFAKEHLLEHVMSAIPQGIGREEWLEALPRALVAGFVKTDIDFQRKGETSGTTATLVVVDGWTVTVASVGDSRCILDSQDGVVSLLTVDHRLEENVEERERVTASGGEVGRLNICGGKEVGPLRCWPGGLCLSRSIGDTDVGEFIVPIPHVKQVKLSSVGGRLIIASDGIWDALSSELAAKACRGIPAELAAKLVVKEALRTSGLKDDTTCLVVDIIPSDHTLPLPSPVKQQNKFRSLFGKKPQNAAGKPNKLSSVGAVEELFEEGSAMLEERLGKSFSSRENTGLLRCAICQTDQVPDDDLFVNSGDLFSPPSKQQEGPYLCVDCRRKKDAMEGKRPSDSSMSR; this is encoded by the exons ATGGCTACTGAGGTGCGGCCTCGAGATCCGAGCATGCGACCGCCCATGGTCCCGCTGGCGACCCTCATCGGCCGCGAGCTTCGCGGGGGCAAGTCCGAGAAGCCCGCCATCAAGTACGGGCACGCCGCCTTCGCCAAGAGAGGGGAGGACTACTTCCTTGTCAGGCCCGACTGCCTTCGGGTCCCCGGCGACGCTGCCTCCTCCTTCTCGGTCTTCGCG ATCTTTGACGGGCACAATGGTGTTTCTGCTGCTGTGTTCGCAAAAGAGCACCTTTTGGAGCACGTTATGAGTGCGATCCCTCAGGGAATCGGTAGGGAAGAATGGCTTGAAGCCCTTCCGCGTGCACTGGTCGCTGGTTTTGTCAAGACGGACATCGATTTCCAGCGCAAAG GGGAGACTTCTGGGACGACAGCGACGCTGGTTGTCGTCGATGGGTGGACTGTCACAGTTGCATCTGTGGGTGACTCGAGGTGCATTCTGGATTCGCAAGACGGTGTGGTCTCATTGCTTACGGTTGATCATAGGCTGGAAGAGAATGTTGAGGAGAGGGAACGTGTGACTGCCAGTGGAGGAGAGGTTGGAAGGCTTAATATTTGCGGTGGAAAAGAG GTTGGACCGCTTCGCTGTTGGCCGGGTGGGTTATGCCTTTCAAGGTCAATCGGGGATACAGATGTGGGCGAGTTCATTGTCCCGATTCCTCATGTGAAGCAAGTCAAG CTTTCAAGTGTTGGAGGACGTTTGATAATTGCTTCTGATGGCATATGGGATGCCCTTTCATCCGAGCTAGCAGCCAAAGCTTGCCGAGGAATTCCTGCGGAACTTGCTGCAAAGCTCGTTGTTAAG GAAGCATTGAGAACAAGTGGCTTGAAAGATGACACGACTTGCCTAGTTGTTGATATAATTCCATCTGATCACACTCTCCCACTACCATCACCAGTAAAACAGCAAAACAAGTTCAGATCACTCTTTGGGAAGAAGCCACAGAATGCTGCTGGCAAACCTAACAAACTTTCTTCTGTTGGCGCTGTGGAGGAATTATTTGAGGAGGGGTCAGCTATGCTGGAAGAAAG GCTGGGAAAAAGTTTCTCATCAAGGGAGAACACAGGGCTTCTAAGATGCGCAATCTGCCAAACTGACCAAGTTCCAGATGATGATTTATTCGTTAATTCAGGTGATCTCTTCTCCCCACCATCGAAGCAACAGGAGGGTCCATATCTTTGCGTTGACTGCCGGAGGAAGAAGGATGCCATGGAGGGGAAACGGCCCAGTGATTCATCTATGTCCAGGTGA